The nucleotide sequence AGGACAGGACGAAGGTGGTGATGAAGTAGGTGGCGGCGATGCCGATGGAGCTGGCGAGCACGCCGAGGGCGAGGGTTCCGGGGTGGCGGGTGAGCAGTTCCCGCAGGGGGAGCTTCGCGACCCGCTTCTCGTCCCGCAGCCGGGCGAACTCCGGGGACTCCTCGACCTTGAGGCGCACGACGAGGCCGATGACCACCATCACGGCGGAGAAGAGGAACGGAACGCGCCAGCCCCAGGCGTCGAAGTCGTCGTCCGGAAGCTGGGTGAGCAGCGCGAACATCCCGGTGGCCAGGATCGATCCGGCCGGTGACCCCTGCTGGGCGAAGGCGCCGAACGACAACGCCTTCCCCTTGGGCGCGTGTTCGCTGGCGATGAGGACGGCGCCGCCCCATTCGCCGCCGACCGCGATGCCCTGCACCATGCGCAGCAGCACCAGCGCGATGGGCGCGGCGACGCCGACCTCGTCGTAGCCGGGGAGCAGCCCGATCAAGGTGGTGGCGATGCCCATCATGAGCAATGTGGTGACCAGGGTCTTCTTCCGGCCGATCCGGTCGCCGAGGTGGCCGAAGACGATGCCGCCGATCGGCCGGGCGAGGAATCCGAGCCACAGGCTGCCGAACGCCTCCAGCGCGCCGGTGGTGCCACCGCCGCCGCCGAAGAAGATCTTGCCGAGGACGAGCGCGGACGCGGTGGAGTAGATGTAGAAGTCGTACCACTCGACGGTGGTGCCGATGAACGAGGCGAGACCCGCCTTGCGGGCGGTCCGCTCGCGGTCGGTGGCCGGGGCGCGGTCCGTGGCCGCGGCGGTGGCGGTGGACTTGCTCATGGTCAGCGTCCAGATATGCGGTCGGCGAGACGGGCGATGGGGGAAGTGGTGGTGCGGCCGGAGGACTCCGAGCGGTCGGCGGCGCGGTACGCGGCGTACATGCCGTGCACCCCGATCCACCGGAACGGTTCGGGCTCCCATCGACGGGTGCGGTGGCCGACCCAGGGCAGCGCGGTCAGCTCGGTGGAACGGCCGAGCAGCAGATCGGACAGGGTGCGTCCGGCGAGGTTGGTGGCGGCCACGCCATGGCCGACGTATCCGCCGGCGAAGCCGAGGCCGGTGGCCGGGTCGTAGTCGATCGAGGCGCACCAGTCGCGGGGCACGGCCAGCACCCCCGACCAGGTGTGATCGATGGCGGCCTCGGCGGTGTCCGGGAAGAGGCCGGTGAGGATCCGCCGAAGGGCGCGCACGGTGTCCGCGCTGGTCTGTCCGGCCCGGTCGGTGCGGGAGCCGAACTTGTAGGGCACTCCCCGGCCGCCGATGGCGATGCGGCCGTCCGCGGTGCGCTGTCCGTAGGTGTAGGCGTGAGTGGCGTCGCTGACGAGTTCCTGGCCCTCCCAGCCGAGCCGCTTCCACAGCTCGTCGGGGAGCGGCTCGGTGACGATCATCGAGGAGTTCATCGGCAGCCAGGTGCGCCGCTCGCCCTCGATACCGCTGGTGAAGCCCTCGGTGGCGCGGACGATCCGGCCCGCGCCAATGGTGCCGAACGGGGTGCTGACTCGGCCGGGGGCGATGGCGGTGACGGGGGTGGACTCCAGGATCCGTACGCCCCGCGCCTCCACCGCGCGGGCCAGGCCCTGCACCAGCTTGGCCGGGTGGACCCGGGCGCAGTGCGGATTGTGGTAGCCGCCCAGCGCCCCGTCCAGGCGCAGCCGCTCGGCGACCCGGGGTGCGCTCAGCCACTCCAGGTCCTGTGCGCCCCAGTGCCGGAGCTTGTCGTACGCGGTGCGCAGCCGGGGGAGTTGGGCCGCGCCGTGGGCGACGGTGAGATAGCCGCTCTTGACGATGTCGGCCTCGATGCCCTCGGTACGGGCCACCGAGATCACCTCGTCCACGGTGTGGATCATCTCCCGCTGCAGGGCGATGACGGCCTCGCGCCCGCGCTTCCTCGCATAGGTCCCGGCGGATCCGGCGATCTTGCAGCTGAGCCAGCCGGCGTTCCGCCCCGAGGCGCCGAATCCGGCGAACTCCCGGTCCACGACGGCGATATCGAGATCGGGGGCGGCCTGCTTGAGGTAGTACGCGGTCCACAGCCCGGTGAAGCCCGCGCCCACGACGCACACATCGGTGGCGAGGTCGCCGTCGAGGGGCGGACGCCGTTCGGGGAAACCGGTCTGGCGGTACCAGAAGGACACATTTCCGTTCAGCACTGCGGCACTCAGCCAATCGTGGTCGTACGGCCGCTGGTCGGGCGGCCTGGGGATGGCCCCGGTTTCGTCGCGGATCGAGGAGGGCGGATCCAGGAGGGCGGATCCAGGAGGGCGGATCCAGGAGGATGGACCCAGGGGGTGCGGGTCAGTAGCTGGGTGGGCTGATCACCCACAGCACCCGGGCGGCCGCCGCGGCCGTCTCGCGCAGCCGGTGCGGTACGGCGGAGGAGTAGCGGATGCTGTCACCGGCCCCGAGGGTGAAGGAGCGGTCGCCGAGCTGGAGGGAGACCGTGCCCTCGAGTACGTAGAGGAACTCCTCCGAGTCGCCGTGGCTGTAGAGGGTCTCCCCCGTGGAGCCGTGGGCGTCGAACTCCCCCAGGAACACCTCGAGATGGTGCTGCGGCCCAGGGGTCAGCCGGAACTTGCGCCCGCCGAGCACCCCGAGGGCGAGCCGGGGCGCCTCCTCGGCGCGCAGCACGCTCGGGCCGCTGGTGAAGTCGTCGCCGAACAGGTCGGCCACCTTCAGGCCGAGCGCGGCGGCGACCTGCTGGAGGGTGGCGATGCTGGGGTTGGCCTGCCCGCGCTCTATCTGGCTCAGATAGCCCTCACTGATCGCGGCGGCCTCGGCGACGGTCCGCAGCGTCAGCCGTCGTGCCTTGCGCAGCGCACGCAGCCGATCGCCAACGGACTCGTCGCCGGTACCGGCGGCCCGGTCCGTGGGGTGTTCGTTCTCCATGGCCGGACACGCTAAGAGCGCTGAGCGGCTGGCACAAGAGTCTGAACTGAAAACTCAGAAATCTTTACTGAGGACGGGATCCGGCACTCAATCCGTCCAGGGTGAGGTCGAGGAGGCGGTCGGCCTGCTCGCGCTGTTCGGGCTTCCCCGAGGCGAGGGCGATGCCGGAAAGAGCGGCGAACATGTCGGTCGCGCTGATGTCGGACCGGATCACACCGGCCGTGACGGCGGCGTCCATCAGCCGCGAGAGGGCGTCCTGGATCATCTCGTGGCTCTGGGCGTACGGATTGACGCCCGACGCGACGACACCCCGCAGCGCGTCCGCCATGCCCAGCTTGGCGTTCGCGTAGTCCATGAAGCGGCCCAGCCACGCGCGCATCGCCTCGCGCGGGGGCAGGGCCGCCAGCAGCTCGGGGGCGGCGTCGCAGAGCCGGGCCAGCTCATTGCGGTAGGCGGCCTCGATCAGCAGCTCGCGGGTCGGAAAGTTCCGGTAGAGGGTGCCGGTGCCCACGCCCGCCTCCTTGGCGATGCGCTCGAGGTGGGCGTCCAGCCCTTCCTCGGCGAACACCCGCACCGCGGCGGAGAGGATCTTCTCCCGGTTGCGCTGTGCGTCGGCCCGCAGCGGGCGCCCTGGATCCCTGGCCATCGGCGGCTCTCCTCATTCTCCGGTTGCTAAGTGGAGGCGCACCCACTTACTGTGTGCGCAGTGAAGTGGAGGCGACTCCGGTTCTCACTGTAGGCCATCGCCGCCTCCCCTTTTTCCCGCAATCCCCCTGGAAGGACTCCCCATGATGTCCGGTATCGAAGGCAAGGTCATCGCCATTACGGGCGCGAGCAGCGGCATCGGCGAGGCCACCGCGCTGCTGCTCGCCGAGCGTGGAGCGAAGGTCGTCCTCGCCGCGCGGCGGTCGGACCGCATCGAGGCGCTGGCGGCCCGGATCGCCGAGGCGGGCGGCGAGGCCGTCCCCGTCGTCACGGATGTGAAGCGGCGCGCGGATCTGTCCCGCCTGGTCGCGACGGCACGCGAGCGATACGGAAAGCTCGATGTGCTGGTCAGCAACGCCGGTATCAGCCCGATCTCGGCCCTCGACGATCTGCGCGTCGAGGACTGGGAGGAGATGATCGACGTCAACATCAAGGGCGTGCTGTACGGCATCGCCGAAGCCCTGCCCGTCTTCCGCGAGCAGGGCTTCGGGCATTTCGTCCACACCCTCTCCACCGCCGGGCTGACCATCGTCCCGACGATGTCGGTCTACGCCGGCACCAAGAACGCCGTACGCGCCATCTCCGAGGGGCTGCGCCAGGAGGCGGGCGAGTCGCTGCGGGTGACCACCGTCTCGCCGGGGTTCACCGAGACGGAGCTCGCGCATTCCATCACCGACCCGGACACGAAGAGCCAGATCCAGGACTCCATGGCCAAGATCGCGATGCCGCCGGACGCCATCGCCCGCGCCATCGCGTTCGCCATCGAGCAGCCGGCCGGTGTCGACGTCGGCGAGATCGTGGTCCGCCCCACCGCACAGAGCTGAGGCCCGTGCCCGACGGTCAACCGCCGGGCGTACGGCCGGTGTCCAGCAGCACGGCATGGACGGCCGCGGTGAGAACCACGGCCGCGAGTGTCCATGAGATCCAGTCGCCCGGGTCGGGCAGCCACTGGCGTCCGAGCGCGATCGGATAGATGGCCACCGCGTACCCGGCGGGTACGGTGCGCGGCACGATCCCCTTACGCGCGGCGCCGAGGAACAACAGCGGCGCCAGCAGCCCGGCGGAGAACACCACGCCCACCACCCACAGCATCCGGTGGCGTTGGCCGGTGTACAGAGTGGGCCGCGCGGATGTTCCGGTGGAATATTCGTTCACGATGGCCTTTCGCTCGGTGCGGAGTGCAGACGATTGAGTGCGTGGTGTGCGCTCACGGCGCCGATGCCCTCCAGATCGCGAAGCTGGCGCGCGGAGAAACTGGAGAGTAGTTCGAGATTATCGATACCAGCTCTGAGTAATGCATTGGCCAAACGATGTCCGATTCTGTCGTGTCCGAGGGCATCGAAAAGTTCGCCACCCTCACAGGAACCGCAGCCT is from Streptomyces hygroscopicus and encodes:
- a CDS encoding TetR family transcriptional regulator, encoding MARDPGRPLRADAQRNREKILSAAVRVFAEEGLDAHLERIAKEAGVGTGTLYRNFPTRELLIEAAYRNELARLCDAAPELLAALPPREAMRAWLGRFMDYANAKLGMADALRGVVASGVNPYAQSHEMIQDALSRLMDAAVTAGVIRSDISATDMFAALSGIALASGKPEQREQADRLLDLTLDGLSAGSRPQ
- a CDS encoding FAD-dependent oxidoreductase, with translation MLNGNVSFWYRQTGFPERRPPLDGDLATDVCVVGAGFTGLWTAYYLKQAAPDLDIAVVDREFAGFGASGRNAGWLSCKIAGSAGTYARKRGREAVIALQREMIHTVDEVISVARTEGIEADIVKSGYLTVAHGAAQLPRLRTAYDKLRHWGAQDLEWLSAPRVAERLRLDGALGGYHNPHCARVHPAKLVQGLARAVEARGVRILESTPVTAIAPGRVSTPFGTIGAGRIVRATEGFTSGIEGERRTWLPMNSSMIVTEPLPDELWKRLGWEGQELVSDATHAYTYGQRTADGRIAIGGRGVPYKFGSRTDRAGQTSADTVRALRRILTGLFPDTAEAAIDHTWSGVLAVPRDWCASIDYDPATGLGFAGGYVGHGVAATNLAGRTLSDLLLGRSTELTALPWVGHRTRRWEPEPFRWIGVHGMYAAYRAADRSESSGRTTTSPIARLADRISGR
- a CDS encoding transcriptional regulator, with translation MENEHPTDRAAGTGDESVGDRLRALRKARRLTLRTVAEAAAISEGYLSQIERGQANPSIATLQQVAAALGLKVADLFGDDFTSGPSVLRAEEAPRLALGVLGGRKFRLTPGPQHHLEVFLGEFDAHGSTGETLYSHGDSEEFLYVLEGTVSLQLGDRSFTLGAGDSIRYSSAVPHRLRETAAAAARVLWVISPPSY
- a CDS encoding MFS transporter, giving the protein MSKSTATAAATDRAPATDRERTARKAGLASFIGTTVEWYDFYIYSTASALVLGKIFFGGGGGTTGALEAFGSLWLGFLARPIGGIVFGHLGDRIGRKKTLVTTLLMMGIATTLIGLLPGYDEVGVAAPIALVLLRMVQGIAVGGEWGGAVLIASEHAPKGKALSFGAFAQQGSPAGSILATGMFALLTQLPDDDFDAWGWRVPFLFSAVMVVIGLVVRLKVEESPEFARLRDEKRVAKLPLRELLTRHPGTLALGVLASSIGIAATYFITTFVLSWSTGSLGMDRSTMLNVLLVYSVIQFFTQPFGVLLADRFGPRRTVAALLSLNFALVPVMYACVSTTQPVVVGLGICLLGITGAMNYAILAGLLAAAFPISVRYTGISLSYQLCSALIGGTAPLVGEWLLRSTGGSIVPVVIYQMGLVAVSLICSLALLKRSREA
- a CDS encoding short-chain dehydrogenase/reductase SDR, whose protein sequence is MMSGIEGKVIAITGASSGIGEATALLLAERGAKVVLAARRSDRIEALAARIAEAGGEAVPVVTDVKRRADLSRLVATARERYGKLDVLVSNAGISPISALDDLRVEDWEEMIDVNIKGVLYGIAEALPVFREQGFGHFVHTLSTAGLTIVPTMSVYAGTKNAVRAISEGLRQEAGESLRVTTVSPGFTETELAHSITDPDTKSQIQDSMAKIAMPPDAIARAIAFAIEQPAGVDVGEIVVRPTAQS